One part of the Aestuariirhabdus litorea genome encodes these proteins:
- a CDS encoding Fur family transcriptional regulator, with product MAIPASDAPLGCAPHNHQLCIDDALQTARERCAQRGARLTPLRERVLELVWQSHTPLGAYQILESLTREDGRRSAPPTVYRALEFLLEQGLVHRIASLNAFIGCPFPHKSHQGYFMICSRCSVAIELDTKALEQQLASLAASNGFSVEQAVVEVSGLCPRCREKEATP from the coding sequence ATGGCCATACCCGCCTCCGATGCCCCCCTGGGGTGTGCCCCCCACAACCACCAGCTCTGTATCGACGATGCCCTGCAGACCGCCCGGGAACGCTGCGCCCAGCGCGGTGCCCGCCTGACCCCTTTGCGGGAGCGGGTACTGGAGCTGGTCTGGCAAAGCCACACGCCACTCGGGGCCTACCAGATTCTCGAGAGCCTGACCCGCGAGGATGGCCGCCGCTCGGCGCCCCCCACGGTATATCGCGCCCTCGAATTCCTGCTGGAGCAAGGGCTGGTGCACCGTATTGCCTCCCTCAATGCGTTTATTGGTTGCCCTTTTCCCCATAAATCCCATCAGGGGTACTTCATGATCTGCTCCCGCTGTTCGGTTGCTATCGAGCTGGATACCAAGGCGCTGGAGCAGCAGTTGGCCTCTCTCGCCGCCAGTAACGGCTTCAGCGTCGAACAGGCGGTGGTCGAGGTCTCCGGCCTCTGCCCCCGCTGTCGCGAGAAGGAGGCAACGCCATGA
- the znuC gene encoding zinc ABC transporter ATP-binding protein ZnuC, with protein sequence MSQPLLRVQEISFSRQQRRLLDRISFEIHPGEIVTLIGPNGAGKTTLVRIVLGLIKADSGHCERQPGLRIGYMPQKLHIEPTFPLTVRGFLRLNGKPQPAVIDAVLQRVGIDHLAERRLQKLSGGEMQRALLARALLQKPQLLVLDEPVQGVDINGQRELYNLIRSLRDETRCAVLMISHDLHLVMAATDNVICLNQHICCSGHPDHVSNHPAYLELFGDNQQEFALYTHHHDHDHSISGKVVPCGEDHV encoded by the coding sequence ATGAGCCAGCCTCTGCTCAGGGTGCAGGAGATCAGCTTCAGCCGCCAACAAAGACGCCTGCTTGACCGCATCAGTTTTGAGATCCACCCGGGTGAGATTGTTACCCTGATCGGCCCCAACGGTGCCGGCAAAACCACCTTGGTGCGCATCGTGCTGGGTTTGATCAAAGCCGATAGCGGTCACTGCGAGCGTCAGCCCGGCCTGCGCATCGGCTATATGCCCCAGAAGCTGCATATCGAGCCCACCTTTCCCCTCACGGTGCGTGGCTTCCTGCGACTTAACGGCAAGCCCCAGCCAGCCGTGATTGATGCGGTGCTGCAGCGCGTCGGGATAGATCATTTGGCTGAACGCCGCTTGCAAAAGCTTTCGGGGGGTGAGATGCAGCGTGCCCTGCTGGCCCGCGCACTGCTGCAAAAGCCCCAGCTGCTGGTTCTGGATGAACCCGTTCAGGGGGTGGATATCAATGGCCAGCGCGAACTTTACAACCTGATCCGCTCCCTGCGCGACGAAACCCGCTGCGCCGTGCTGATGATCTCCCACGACCTGCACCTGGTAATGGCCGCCACCGATAACGTGATCTGCCTCAACCAGCACATCTGCTGCTCGGGACACCCCGACCACGTCAGCAACCATCCCGCTTACCTGGAGCTGTTTGGCGATAACCAGCAGGAGTTTGCGCTCTATACCCACCACCACGACCATGATCACAGCATCAGTGGCAAGGTGGTCCCCTGTGGAGAGGATCATGTTTGA
- the znuB gene encoding zinc ABC transporter permease subunit ZnuB → MFEFLIYALLAGLGVAIVAGPLGSFIVWRRMAYFGDTLAHSALLGVSLGFLFDLPLNLAVVVCCLLLALLLVSLQRRQLIATDTLLGILAHSTLSLGLVAVSFMDNIRIDLMGYLFGDLLAVGPQDLVWIYLGGAGVLLTLYLLWRPLLAITVHEELAQVEGLPVDWIRLALMLLIALVIAVAMKIVGVLLITSLMIIPAAAAQRLSSSPEQMAVRASLIGMVAVSLGLGFSYLADTPTGPSVVVCAAALFLATLLLPWARSVE, encoded by the coding sequence ATGTTTGAGTTTTTGATCTACGCGCTGCTGGCCGGGTTGGGAGTGGCTATCGTTGCCGGCCCCCTGGGCTCCTTTATCGTGTGGCGGCGGATGGCCTACTTTGGCGATACCCTGGCCCACTCCGCCCTGCTGGGCGTCAGCCTGGGCTTTCTCTTCGACCTTCCGTTGAACCTCGCGGTGGTGGTCTGCTGCCTGCTGCTCGCGCTTCTATTGGTCAGCCTGCAACGGCGGCAACTGATCGCTACCGACACCCTGCTGGGGATTCTCGCCCACAGCACCCTGTCCCTGGGACTGGTGGCGGTCAGCTTTATGGACAACATCCGCATTGACCTGATGGGCTACCTGTTTGGAGACCTGCTGGCTGTCGGCCCCCAGGACCTTGTATGGATCTACCTGGGAGGTGCCGGTGTCCTGCTCACCCTATACCTGCTGTGGCGCCCCCTGCTGGCAATCACGGTGCATGAGGAACTGGCCCAGGTGGAGGGTTTACCAGTGGACTGGATCCGGCTGGCCCTGATGCTATTGATCGCCCTGGTGATCGCGGTGGCGATGAAGATCGTCGGCGTGTTGCTGATTACCTCGCTGATGATTATTCCGGCGGCGGCGGCCCAGCGCCTTTCCTCCTCACCGGAGCAGATGGCGGTGCGGGCCAGCCTGATCGGTATGGTGGCGGTCAGCCTTGGGCTTGGGTTTTCCTATCTGGCCGATACCCCCACGGGCCCTTCTGTTGTGGTTTGTGCGGCAGCTCTGTTTCTCGCTACCCTGTTGTTGCCTTGGGCCAGATCGGTGGAGTAA
- a CDS encoding cbb3-type cytochrome c oxidase subunit I: MSAAAPSATKGEADAESIHNAARPWLILGVSALAGAGLFSLLLVLSRTPVIGDWFPWANFFRTALVVHVNLSVLIWFLGFSALLWSLDAPSGSRLVRASQGLAFAGTLTIVIAPFLGAGEPLLNNYVPMLQHPLFYAGLLLFGAGIALQALQRLLQPARGVFRALAPSLKLSALVVLGSLLVLALNGYQLNSGSSQAYFELLFWAPGHLLQFSHTLLMLLAWLLLVAGLQPGALKHPRWLTPLAALTLAPVLFAIPLLLLYTVDSMESRQGFTDLMRFGGLASLPLALYILFQLRRDTHPLASLRYTALACSLTLFAAGGVLGFLIDGVNVVIPAHYHGSIVGVTLAFMGLSYALLPLLGFLVPSPVWARRQLLIYASGQLMHITGLAWSGGYGVQRKTAGAAQGLDQLPEIAGMALMGTGGLISIIGGVLYLLLMIRSMGRSAAPEGNGPAARPQRAR; this comes from the coding sequence TTGAGCGCCGCCGCACCATCAGCCACCAAGGGCGAAGCCGACGCTGAAAGCATCCACAACGCAGCACGTCCCTGGCTTATCCTGGGGGTAAGTGCCCTGGCCGGTGCCGGGCTCTTCTCCCTGTTGCTGGTGCTGTCGCGCACGCCGGTGATCGGTGACTGGTTCCCCTGGGCTAACTTCTTTCGCACCGCCCTGGTGGTCCACGTCAACCTCTCGGTACTGATCTGGTTCCTCGGCTTTTCCGCGCTGCTGTGGAGCCTTGATGCCCCTTCCGGCAGCCGGCTGGTGCGTGCCAGCCAGGGGCTTGCCTTCGCCGGCACCCTGACCATCGTCATTGCCCCTTTCCTGGGCGCGGGTGAACCGCTGCTCAACAACTATGTTCCTATGCTTCAACACCCGCTGTTTTACGCGGGTCTGTTGCTGTTTGGGGCGGGCATTGCCCTGCAGGCGCTGCAGCGCCTGCTGCAGCCCGCCCGCGGGGTGTTCCGTGCACTGGCCCCTTCCCTGAAACTGTCCGCCCTGGTGGTGCTCGGCTCACTGCTGGTGCTGGCCTTGAACGGCTACCAACTCAATAGCGGTAGCAGCCAGGCCTATTTTGAACTTCTGTTCTGGGCACCCGGACACCTGCTCCAGTTCAGCCATACCCTGCTGATGCTGCTGGCCTGGCTCCTGTTGGTGGCCGGCCTGCAGCCTGGCGCGCTGAAACACCCGCGCTGGCTCACACCGCTGGCCGCCCTGACCCTGGCACCGGTGTTGTTCGCCATCCCCTTGCTGCTGCTGTATACCGTCGACTCGATGGAGTCCCGCCAGGGCTTTACGGACCTGATGCGTTTTGGTGGTCTCGCCTCGCTCCCACTGGCGCTGTATATACTGTTTCAACTGCGCCGGGATACCCACCCCCTGGCTTCGCTGCGTTACACCGCCCTGGCCTGCTCCCTGACCCTGTTCGCTGCGGGCGGGGTGCTCGGTTTTCTGATCGATGGCGTCAATGTGGTGATTCCGGCCCACTACCACGGCTCCATTGTCGGGGTGACCCTCGCCTTTATGGGGCTGAGCTACGCATTGCTGCCGCTATTGGGCTTTCTGGTACCTAGCCCGGTCTGGGCACGGCGTCAGCTGCTGATCTACGCCAGCGGACAGCTGATGCACATCACCGGGCTGGCCTGGTCGGGGGGCTATGGGGTGCAACGAAAGACCGCCGGCGCTGCCCAGGGGCTGGACCAGCTGCCGGAGATTGCGGGGATGGCGTTGATGGGGACCGGGGGCCTGATCTCCATCATCGGGGGAGTGCTCTATCTGCTGTTGATGATCAGGTCGATGGGACGCTCAGCAGCACCTGAAGGTAATGGTCCAGCAGCAAGGCCGCAAAGAGCGCGCTGA
- the cyoE gene encoding heme o synthase, which produces MSETLLLRQVPSLWRRYLVLCKPKVVSLILFTAVVGMLLSTPGMIPVDRFIMGSLGIALAAASGAAINHWFDQRIDAVMERTQGRPLPQGEIAPWQALTFAIGLGLASMLLLTLWVNTLTAVLSLLSIIGYAVIYTVYLKRRTPHNIVLGGIAGAAPPVLGWVAITGEVSTEAFLLFLIIFTWTPPHFWALAIRRRAEYARAGLPMLPVTHGVAFTKLNILIYTLMLLAVTLLPFAIKMSGLLYLAAALVLGGGFIVQAWSLYRSPGDELAMKTFGYSIFYLSALFAALLLDHYLQVLLSVPST; this is translated from the coding sequence ATGTCCGAAACGCTTTTGCTCAGGCAGGTACCCAGTCTATGGCGCCGTTATCTGGTGTTGTGCAAACCCAAGGTAGTGTCCCTGATCCTGTTCACCGCCGTCGTGGGAATGCTGCTCTCGACGCCGGGTATGATCCCTGTTGATCGTTTTATTATGGGGTCTTTGGGCATTGCCCTGGCGGCCGCAAGCGGGGCAGCCATTAATCACTGGTTTGATCAGCGAATCGATGCCGTGATGGAGCGTACCCAGGGGCGACCCCTTCCCCAGGGAGAGATCGCTCCCTGGCAGGCCCTGACCTTTGCTATCGGCCTGGGCCTGGCCTCAATGCTGCTGCTGACGCTGTGGGTGAACACCCTTACCGCGGTACTGAGCCTACTCTCGATCATTGGCTATGCCGTCATCTACACGGTCTACCTCAAGCGTCGTACCCCCCATAACATTGTGCTCGGGGGCATTGCCGGTGCAGCCCCGCCGGTGCTGGGATGGGTCGCCATTACCGGCGAGGTGAGCACGGAGGCCTTCCTGCTGTTCCTGATCATTTTCACCTGGACGCCGCCCCACTTCTGGGCGTTGGCGATTCGGCGGCGAGCCGAGTACGCCCGCGCCGGGCTGCCAATGCTGCCGGTTACCCACGGGGTGGCCTTCACCAAGCTCAATATCCTGATCTACACCCTGATGCTGTTGGCGGTTACCCTGCTCCCCTTTGCCATCAAGATGAGTGGCCTGCTCTATTTAGCGGCGGCGCTGGTCCTCGGGGGCGGCTTTATTGTCCAGGCCTGGAGTCTCTACCGGAGCCCGGGTGACGAGCTGGCCATGAAAACCTTTGGCTACTCGATCTTCTACCTCAGCGCGCTCTTTGCGGCCTTGCTGCTGGACCATTACCTTCAGGTGCTGCTGAGCGTCCCATCGACCTGA
- a CDS encoding COX15/CtaA family protein: protein MDSIQGRRGASAGLMLFAVILAFAVITLGAYVRLSDAGLGCPDWPGCYGQVIVPQSPADIAKAKAVYPERPLESSKAWKEMAHRYLAASLGLVILWIALQSWRCRGQGRQQLFLPLSLVAMVILQGLLGMWTVTLLLKPTVVTLHLLMGMATLALVWLAYLRQRDTQQLFSRSSGWRRERLRPWALLGLLVLAVQIALGGWTSTNYAALHCPDLPLCQGSWWPPTDYEAAFRLWREDALLEPPALNYEGGALSNQAAVTVHMTHRLGALVTLMVLGLLSLWLLRRSVDGELRTSGAWLLLLLVTQVALGISNVLLHLPTVLAVAHNGCAALLLLIVVKLNYQLTTRR, encoded by the coding sequence TTGGATAGTATTCAGGGGCGTCGGGGGGCGTCGGCAGGTCTCATGCTGTTTGCCGTTATATTGGCGTTTGCAGTGATCACATTGGGGGCCTATGTGCGGCTGTCGGATGCGGGGCTGGGGTGTCCTGACTGGCCCGGATGTTATGGGCAGGTGATCGTACCCCAGTCGCCGGCCGATATCGCAAAGGCCAAAGCGGTCTACCCTGAACGCCCACTCGAAAGCAGCAAGGCCTGGAAGGAGATGGCCCACCGCTACCTGGCCGCGAGCCTGGGCCTGGTCATTCTGTGGATCGCCTTGCAGTCCTGGCGTTGTCGGGGCCAGGGGCGCCAGCAGCTGTTTCTACCGCTTAGCCTGGTTGCGATGGTAATACTGCAGGGATTGCTGGGCATGTGGACAGTTACCCTGTTACTCAAACCGACGGTGGTCACCCTGCACCTGCTGATGGGCATGGCGACCCTGGCTTTGGTGTGGTTGGCCTACCTGCGACAGCGGGATACGCAGCAGCTGTTCAGCCGCAGCAGCGGCTGGAGACGTGAGCGCCTGCGCCCATGGGCACTGTTGGGGCTGTTGGTGCTGGCGGTGCAGATCGCCCTCGGGGGCTGGACCAGTACCAATTATGCAGCGCTGCACTGTCCGGACCTGCCGCTGTGCCAGGGCTCCTGGTGGCCGCCCACGGATTATGAGGCGGCGTTCAGGTTGTGGCGTGAGGATGCACTTCTGGAGCCTCCTGCGCTCAACTATGAGGGGGGGGCACTGTCGAATCAGGCGGCCGTCACGGTGCATATGACCCATCGCCTGGGAGCCCTGGTTACCTTGATGGTGTTGGGCTTGCTGTCACTGTGGCTACTGCGCCGCTCAGTGGACGGTGAGCTGCGCACCAGTGGCGCCTGGCTGTTGTTGCTGCTGGTGACTCAGGTGGCGCTTGGAATCAGTAACGTCCTGCTGCACCTGCCTACAGTGCTGGCGGTGGCACACAATGGCTGCGCTGCACTACTATTGTTGATAGTGGTGAAACTGAACTACCAACTGACGACTCGCCGCTAG
- a CDS encoding SCO family protein, whose protein sequence is MNAEVKTEEVRRGRFWVIPAMFFLFGLPYLVSYWWFYIGEVPDFGTTHHGVLLEPAPHISPVVVEGADGRSIAMEQLQGKWVLLTFVPSSCDDSCANSLFELRQIRRATGVERERIERLVVVLANDATEPRPLAIDPEITRGALITEDASGQLEPLRSALRQRLPNLENSLFIVDPRGDVILGYKASTPPKDIVEDLIKLLKVSSIG, encoded by the coding sequence ATGAATGCAGAGGTGAAAACGGAGGAAGTCCGCCGCGGCCGTTTCTGGGTAATACCCGCCATGTTTTTTCTCTTCGGGCTTCCTTACCTGGTCAGCTACTGGTGGTTTTATATTGGCGAGGTACCTGATTTCGGTACCACACACCATGGTGTGCTGCTGGAACCTGCGCCACACATCTCTCCTGTGGTGGTCGAAGGAGCTGATGGTCGCTCCATTGCAATGGAGCAGCTACAAGGGAAGTGGGTTTTGCTCACATTTGTGCCCTCCTCCTGTGATGACAGCTGCGCAAACTCGCTGTTTGAGTTGCGCCAGATACGAAGGGCCACAGGGGTAGAGAGAGAGCGGATAGAGCGACTGGTGGTAGTTCTTGCAAACGATGCCACTGAACCGCGTCCCCTGGCGATCGACCCTGAAATCACACGAGGTGCATTGATTACAGAGGATGCCAGTGGCCAGCTGGAACCATTGCGTTCGGCACTTCGCCAGCGTTTACCCAATCTTGAAAATAGCCTCTTTATTGTCGATCCCCGGGGGGACGTCATTCTCGGCTACAAGGCCAGTACTCCTCCCAAGGATATTGTTGAGGATCTGATAAAACTGCTGAAGGTATCGTCGATTGGATAG
- a CDS encoding SURF1 family protein, whose product MPIGVLSLVFERYYYRFSWWLSVGFLLLFSLFVGLAVWQWDRAQQKLQLQQRMEQLQGAPDRQLTSLEVKTEAYQRIQVEGRYLKASSFLLDNIVSQGKTGFAVMTSFELNQQGPVILVNRGWIPAMMQRDTLPGIETPEGRILLSGTLMAPRSKPLLGADLERPDIYRDGLWQYLDLDYLQAQVGRPLFPWVLQLDPDAVSGFKRQKPQFDAKVGMHYGYFLHWLVFALFSVAAYLSLTIKKRPMD is encoded by the coding sequence GTGCCCATTGGAGTATTGAGCCTGGTGTTTGAGCGCTACTATTATCGATTTTCCTGGTGGTTAAGCGTGGGCTTTCTTTTACTGTTTAGTCTTTTTGTGGGGCTCGCGGTTTGGCAGTGGGATCGTGCGCAACAAAAACTGCAGCTTCAGCAGCGCATGGAGCAGCTGCAGGGAGCACCTGACCGGCAGCTCACCAGCCTTGAGGTCAAGACAGAAGCCTACCAGCGCATACAGGTCGAGGGGCGTTATCTCAAAGCGTCGAGTTTTTTGCTCGACAATATTGTCAGCCAGGGCAAAACCGGCTTCGCAGTGATGACCTCTTTTGAGCTAAACCAGCAAGGCCCTGTTATTCTGGTCAACCGGGGATGGATACCGGCGATGATGCAACGCGATACCCTGCCAGGGATTGAAACCCCGGAAGGTCGCATACTCCTGAGCGGAACGCTGATGGCTCCCCGTTCCAAACCCTTGTTGGGGGCCGACCTTGAGCGGCCAGATATCTATAGGGATGGGCTATGGCAGTATCTGGATCTGGACTACCTCCAGGCACAGGTGGGGCGCCCCCTGTTTCCCTGGGTTTTACAGCTCGACCCGGATGCGGTGAGTGGCTTTAAGCGACAGAAGCCGCAGTTTGATGCCAAGGTGGGAATGCACTACGGATACTTTTTGCATTGGCTTGTATTTGCCCTGTTTTCTGTTGCAGCATACTTGTCACTAACAATAAAAAAGAGACCCATGGATTGA
- a CDS encoding twin transmembrane helix small protein, translating to MLFKSLIAINILLIMVSLASGLFFLSRDSSEKTRVVRSLTVRVVLSISLILLLVIGYYTGAITPNAVM from the coding sequence ATGCTGTTCAAGAGTCTTATTGCGATCAATATCCTGCTCATTATGGTGAGTCTCGCCAGTGGCCTTTTCTTCCTCTCCCGGGATAGTAGCGAAAAAACCCGCGTTGTCCGTTCATTGACGGTGCGGGTTGTGCTCTCAATCTCATTGATTCTGTTGTTGGTCATCGGCTACTACACTGGAGCTATCACCCCAAACGCCGTCATGTAG
- a CDS encoding cytochrome c oxidase subunit 3: protein MTTGDQHYFVPEPSRWPIIAVVGIFVTLFGVVLTVNDVSSGPILSLLGLAVLVYLFTGWFGDVIREGRSGSYNDQVSVSFRQAMAWFIASEVFFFAAFFGSLFYIRTIAIPSLAGEGHLASSHLLWEGFKDAWPLLNLPDNESYVPAREAMGPLGIPLLNTVILLTSGATITWAHWGLKANRRGHLVVGLALTVLLGVVFLGFQAYEYVHAYEELGLTLKAGVYGSTFYMLTGFHGLHVTMGTIMLIVILLRSMKGHFTPKDHFGFEGVAWYWHFVDFVWLGLYVFVYWL, encoded by the coding sequence ATGACAACAGGCGACCAACATTACTTTGTACCCGAGCCGAGCCGTTGGCCCATCATCGCGGTGGTTGGGATTTTTGTCACCCTGTTTGGAGTGGTGTTAACCGTTAACGATGTGTCATCAGGCCCCATACTCTCCCTGTTGGGTCTGGCGGTACTGGTCTATTTGTTTACGGGTTGGTTTGGTGATGTTATTCGTGAGGGTCGCTCGGGGAGTTATAACGACCAGGTCAGCGTATCGTTTCGGCAGGCGATGGCCTGGTTTATCGCCTCGGAGGTTTTCTTCTTTGCCGCCTTTTTCGGCTCGCTATTTTATATACGCACCATAGCTATACCGTCGTTGGCGGGTGAAGGACACCTGGCATCTTCACACCTGTTGTGGGAAGGGTTCAAGGATGCCTGGCCACTATTAAACCTGCCCGACAATGAATCCTATGTCCCCGCCAGGGAAGCGATGGGCCCGTTGGGGATCCCCTTGCTAAACACCGTCATCCTGCTGACCAGCGGTGCAACCATCACCTGGGCGCATTGGGGCCTGAAAGCGAACCGACGCGGGCACCTGGTGGTCGGCCTTGCGCTGACGGTTTTGCTGGGGGTGGTGTTCCTGGGGTTCCAGGCCTATGAGTATGTTCACGCCTATGAAGAGCTGGGTCTCACCCTCAAGGCGGGAGTGTACGGGTCCACTTTCTATATGCTGACCGGTTTCCACGGGCTCCATGTAACCATGGGGACCATTATGCTGATAGTGATTCTGCTACGCAGTATGAAGGGGCACTTTACCCCTAAAGACCACTTTGGCTTTGAGGGGGTCGCCTGGTATTGGCACTTTGTGGACTTTGTATGGCTTGGACTGTACGTCTTTGTCTATTGGCTGTAG
- a CDS encoding cytochrome c oxidase assembly protein has translation MRSLISNPRIRMASLLSALVVGMFGFGFALAPLYQLICGALGINSLGNASNQVSEETITRGGVDSSHRVTMEFDATVNAGAPFELRPLTRKLQLFPGQVMEMEYLVTNLSDQHAITQSVPSVTPWQAGEYLKKVECFCFAQQPLDAGESKRMRLRFSIDRNIPQEYKVITLSYTLMDTDRTQLKQASALEPRAEGS, from the coding sequence ATGCGCTCATTAATAAGCAATCCTCGTATTCGGATGGCGTCCCTTCTGTCAGCGCTAGTAGTGGGGATGTTTGGTTTCGGGTTTGCCCTGGCTCCCCTGTACCAGTTGATTTGCGGTGCCCTGGGGATCAATAGCCTGGGTAACGCCAGCAACCAGGTATCCGAAGAGACGATTACGAGAGGGGGCGTAGATAGCTCGCACCGGGTCACCATGGAGTTTGATGCCACCGTTAATGCCGGAGCCCCCTTCGAGCTCAGGCCACTGACCCGTAAACTTCAACTGTTTCCGGGGCAGGTGATGGAGATGGAGTATCTGGTGACGAACCTAAGCGACCAGCATGCGATTACCCAGTCGGTCCCCAGTGTCACACCCTGGCAGGCCGGTGAGTACCTGAAAAAAGTGGAGTGTTTTTGTTTTGCTCAACAGCCCCTGGATGCCGGTGAGAGCAAACGCATGCGGCTAAGGTTCAGCATCGACCGTAACATACCCCAAGAGTACAAGGTGATTACCCTATCCTATACCTTGATGGATACGGATCGCACACAACTGAAGCAGGCTTCGGCGCTGGAGCCCAGAGCGGAAGGCAGCTAA
- a CDS encoding cytochrome c oxidase subunit I → MSTVALEQEGHKDHHVPTGIQRWLFSTNHKDIGTMYLIFSLVMLFLGGGMAMMIRAELFMPGLQILNPDLYNNLVTNHALIMVFGLVMPAAAGMANWMIPLQIGAPDMALPRLNNLSFWLLPAGALMLIMSMLAPYFGTGGPVNTGWTLYPPLSIQAGMSMDLAIFTLHILGISSILASINIITTILNMRAPGMTLMKMPIFVWAWLLTAFLLVLVMPVLAGGVTMLLFDRHFGTSFFDAAGGGDPVLFQHLFWFFGHPEVYVLLLPSIGVLGMIVPTFSRKPLFGYKPLVIFMIILTLLGLVVWAHHQYTIGMSLAVTTYFMIGTILISIPVGLMLFNFIFTMWRGSLTFETPMLFAIAIIVMFSFAGVTGVMLAVVPADMQYHDTYFVVAHFHYALIPGALFGLYAGVFYWLPKWTGHRYDERLGKIFFWWTTIGFNLTFFPQHFSGLAGMPRRIIDYSIQFTDFNMISSIGAFVFGLSHLLFLYIIIKTIRGGEPAGDMPWDGARVGTAGLEWTLSSPPPFHSFETPPEVK, encoded by the coding sequence ATGAGCACTGTTGCACTGGAGCAGGAAGGCCACAAGGACCACCATGTCCCCACGGGCATTCAGCGCTGGTTGTTCAGCACCAACCACAAGGATATAGGTACCATGTACCTTATATTTTCGCTGGTGATGCTGTTTCTCGGTGGGGGCATGGCGATGATGATCCGCGCCGAACTGTTTATGCCCGGGCTGCAGATTCTCAATCCTGATCTCTACAATAACCTGGTGACCAACCACGCCCTGATCATGGTATTTGGTCTGGTGATGCCCGCCGCGGCGGGCATGGCAAACTGGATGATACCCTTGCAGATAGGTGCACCTGATATGGCATTGCCCCGGTTGAACAACCTCAGTTTTTGGTTGCTTCCGGCCGGGGCCTTGATGTTGATCATGTCGATGCTGGCGCCTTACTTCGGTACCGGGGGACCTGTGAATACCGGCTGGACGCTCTACCCTCCCCTGTCGATTCAGGCGGGTATGTCGATGGATCTCGCCATCTTTACCCTGCACATTCTCGGGATTTCGTCGATCCTGGCCTCGATCAATATCATCACCACCATCCTCAATATGCGTGCGCCGGGCATGACCCTGATGAAAATGCCCATCTTTGTCTGGGCCTGGCTGCTCACCGCCTTTCTGCTGGTGTTGGTGATGCCGGTACTGGCCGGTGGTGTCACCATGCTGCTGTTTGATCGCCATTTTGGTACCAGCTTTTTCGATGCCGCAGGGGGGGGGGACCCGGTTCTGTTCCAGCACCTGTTCTGGTTTTTCGGGCACCCTGAGGTTTATGTTCTGCTGCTGCCCTCCATCGGGGTGCTGGGGATGATAGTCCCTACCTTCTCCCGCAAACCGCTGTTTGGTTACAAGCCCCTGGTGATCTTTATGATCATCCTTACCCTGTTGGGATTGGTAGTCTGGGCTCACCACCAGTACACCATCGGCATGTCGTTGGCGGTCACCACCTACTTTATGATCGGCACCATTTTGATCTCCATACCGGTGGGACTGATGCTGTTTAACTTTATTTTTACCATGTGGCGAGGGTCTCTTACCTTTGAGACTCCCATGCTGTTTGCTATCGCGATTATCGTGATGTTCTCGTTTGCGGGGGTAACTGGCGTCATGCTGGCGGTGGTACCAGCGGATATGCAGTACCACGATACCTACTTCGTGGTGGCACACTTCCACTATGCACTCATACCGGGAGCACTGTTTGGGCTCTATGCCGGTGTGTTTTACTGGCTTCCCAAGTGGACGGGTCACCGGTATGACGAACGGCTGGGCAAGATATTTTTCTGGTGGACCACCATAGGCTTTAACCTGACCTTCTTCCCACAGCATTTCTCTGGTCTGGCGGGGATGCCGAGGCGGATCATCGACTACAGTATCCAGTTTACTGACTTTAATATGATCTCCAGTATTGGCGCCTTTGTCTTTGGCCTCTCGCACCTGTTGTTTCTCTATATCATCATCAAGACTATCCGGGGTGGAGAGCCAGCGGGTGACATGCCCTGGGATGGAGCCCGGGTTGGCACGGCAGGCCTAGAGTGGACACTGAGCTCCCCTCCTCCCTTCCACAGTTTCGAAACACCGCCGGAGGTCAAGTAG